One genomic window of Pirellulales bacterium includes the following:
- a CDS encoding PPC domain-containing protein: protein MSCYRLTPARCVLPSLQVLIAMLSIATGYAYAQAPSISHTVPGALAAGQASDIVLFGGNLAAPTGIWWNMPAEAALTPGLEKNGTDGGQVSYRVNVPPTVPVGVYAVRLATGGGISNVRLVMVDDLPSISKVGTNKSVSAAQEIATSVAVDGACEPESYDYYKFNGVAGQRITVEVVARRLGYPLDPVIRLLDSSGRELAYSDDAPGLGADCRFAYTLPTVGTYYLELRDIRYQGGGTHRYRLRVGNFPLATTTYPAGGRRGSGAKLHVAGYTSDEVPPMHVPVPGDARGDRMPLSAKFPKGLGSTMVALATDGLTEEVEFEPNDTPETASPISLPSALNGRFDAPKDRDYYQFEAKAGQRWLFAGKTRSLGSPADLYLRVLKADGGQVAEAEDTGGDEGVLDFTAPADGVYRLLVEDLLRRGGAEYVYRVAVSPYQAGFTLAVEAEKFDAPKAGVFVAKVTCARRDYDGPIALSVEGAGEGLVVAGNTIPEKGKETTLNVTLPATLDQGKWANIRIVGRAKIGETNFQTVASTSTPLKAAFSGWAYPPADLDGLIGLGVAGPFAEFFQLAPAPGTTIPYPQIIAATSFKVQANRLNKFEDKVDLAVEGLPAGVTAKVAPIEKGKPDATIELSGPAGLAEGDYPFRVTGAATFQNQPKRVTLDNLVLHVVKPIQVAIAPAGPLAAGGKQSVTLKLTRYGDANGPVTLRFRSLPAGINMPPEVTVPEGQSEATLELSAAAEVPAGKSELAAIALAKVKDRAITVESEPVQLEITRP from the coding sequence ATGAGCTGCTATCGCTTGACGCCTGCCCGCTGTGTATTGCCCAGTTTGCAAGTACTGATCGCGATGCTTTCGATCGCTACCGGCTATGCCTATGCACAAGCTCCCTCGATCAGCCATACGGTGCCCGGCGCTCTCGCGGCCGGTCAGGCAAGTGACATTGTTCTTTTCGGTGGCAACCTCGCTGCCCCAACGGGCATCTGGTGGAACATGCCGGCCGAGGCCGCGCTGACGCCGGGCCTGGAGAAAAACGGCACCGACGGCGGACAGGTTTCGTACCGGGTCAATGTGCCCCCGACCGTGCCCGTGGGCGTCTATGCCGTGCGACTGGCGACGGGCGGTGGCATTTCCAACGTGCGCCTGGTGATGGTCGATGACCTGCCGAGTATCTCGAAGGTCGGCACGAACAAATCGGTTTCCGCCGCGCAGGAGATCGCCACCAGTGTCGCCGTCGACGGCGCCTGCGAACCGGAAAGCTACGACTACTACAAATTCAACGGTGTCGCCGGACAACGGATTACTGTCGAGGTCGTGGCCCGACGGTTGGGTTACCCGCTCGACCCAGTGATCCGCTTGCTCGATAGCTCGGGTCGCGAGCTGGCGTACAGCGACGACGCACCGGGCCTCGGCGCCGACTGCCGCTTCGCCTACACGCTCCCCACGGTGGGGACCTATTACCTCGAATTGCGCGACATTCGTTATCAGGGGGGCGGCACCCATCGTTACCGGCTGCGTGTTGGCAACTTTCCACTGGCTACTACCACTTATCCCGCTGGCGGCCGGCGCGGCAGCGGCGCCAAGCTGCACGTGGCTGGGTATACGAGCGACGAAGTGCCGCCCATGCATGTGCCCGTGCCGGGCGATGCGCGCGGCGACCGCATGCCCCTCTCCGCAAAATTTCCCAAGGGGCTCGGCTCGACCATGGTCGCACTCGCGACGGACGGCTTGACCGAGGAAGTTGAATTCGAACCGAACGACACGCCTGAGACCGCCTCGCCCATCAGTCTGCCGTCGGCCCTCAACGGTCGTTTCGACGCGCCGAAAGACCGCGATTACTACCAATTCGAGGCCAAAGCGGGACAGCGTTGGCTGTTCGCCGGCAAGACGCGCAGCCTCGGTTCGCCCGCCGACTTGTATCTGCGTGTTTTGAAGGCGGATGGCGGCCAGGTTGCCGAAGCCGAAGACACTGGTGGCGACGAGGGCGTGCTCGACTTCACCGCTCCGGCCGACGGCGTCTACCGGCTGTTGGTCGAGGACCTGCTACGCCGCGGCGGCGCTGAGTATGTGTATCGCGTCGCGGTCTCGCCGTATCAGGCAGGCTTCACGTTGGCGGTCGAGGCCGAGAAGTTCGACGCGCCCAAGGCGGGGGTCTTCGTCGCCAAAGTCACCTGTGCCCGCCGCGATTACGACGGGCCAATCGCGCTATCGGTCGAAGGTGCTGGCGAAGGGTTGGTGGTGGCGGGCAACACGATCCCTGAAAAAGGGAAGGAAACCACGCTCAACGTCACGCTGCCGGCCACCCTCGATCAAGGGAAGTGGGCGAACATTCGCATCGTCGGTCGCGCGAAGATTGGTGAAACGAACTTCCAGACCGTGGCCAGCACGAGCACGCCCCTGAAAGCGGCTTTCAGCGGTTGGGCCTATCCGCCGGCCGATCTCGACGGCTTGATCGGTCTGGGCGTTGCCGGCCCGTTCGCCGAGTTCTTCCAACTCGCGCCGGCGCCAGGCACGACGATTCCCTATCCGCAAATCATCGCCGCGACGTCGTTCAAGGTGCAGGCCAATCGCTTGAACAAGTTCGAGGACAAAGTCGACCTGGCCGTGGAAGGCCTGCCGGCCGGCGTCACGGCCAAAGTCGCGCCGATCGAAAAAGGGAAGCCCGACGCCACGATCGAGCTCTCGGGCCCGGCCGGGCTGGCCGAGGGGGATTATCCTTTCCGCGTCACCGGCGCCGCGACGTTCCAGAATCAGCCGAAGCGCGTGACGCTCGACAACCTGGTGTTGCACGTCGTCAAGCCGATTCAAGTGGCGATTGCACCCGCGGGCCCACTGGCGGCGGGCGGCAAACAATCGGTCACATTGAAACTGACGCGTTATGGCGACGCGAACGGCCCGGTCACGTTGCGATTTCGGTCGCTGCCCGCCGGCATCAACATGCCGCCGGAAGTCACCGTGCCTGAAGGACAGAGTGAAGCCACGTTGGAATTATCAGCGGCGGCTGAAGTGCCGGCCGGCAAATCGGAATTGGCCGCCATCGCCTTGGCGAAGGTTAAAGACCGGGCGATCACGGTCGAAAGCGAGCCTGTGCAATTGGAGATTACGCGACCGTAG
- a CDS encoding DUF1501 domain-containing protein: protein MSRKLLRTQVVGCADFHRAQRTSRRQVLQAGCASALGLGLDALLGARAAAGSSVATGPAGFGKAKACIFLFMWGGPSQLETFDPKPDAPAEIRGTFQPIATAVPGTFISEHFQRVAKLTDRLAIVRSLSHNDPAHLSSGHVTLTGHLAPVVKSDADPPSERDTPHLGSVVARMRPASSLVPPFVTLPWLAMHPAAPGGRAPGQNGGWLGSRYDPMLIAGDPSKADWRVDALALADDITLDRLNNRQSLLATIDEQRRIAQRAADAGVDGFKQKALSMLSSAAAREAFDLAAEPDAVRERYGRNIHGQSVLLARRLVEHGVSLVSVNWHNDGRNFWDTHGNNFNRLKNDLIPPADQALAALLTDLAERGMLDETIVAWVGEFGRKPQIANNVAGRDHWPRCYSGLLAGGGIRGGAIYGASDAQAAYPAENACSPQDYAATIYHALGIDPAVKLTDRMGRPLAVCEGRPLVPLFS, encoded by the coding sequence ATGTCCCGAAAACTCCTTCGCACGCAAGTTGTCGGCTGCGCGGATTTTCACCGCGCACAGCGAACTTCGCGCCGCCAGGTATTGCAGGCCGGCTGCGCTAGCGCGCTAGGGTTGGGGCTCGACGCGCTCTTGGGAGCCCGGGCCGCCGCAGGATCTAGTGTCGCGACGGGACCGGCGGGATTCGGGAAGGCCAAGGCGTGCATCTTCCTCTTCATGTGGGGCGGACCGAGCCAGCTCGAAACCTTCGATCCCAAGCCCGACGCCCCGGCCGAAATCCGCGGAACGTTTCAGCCGATCGCGACCGCCGTACCGGGCACGTTCATCAGCGAGCACTTCCAGCGCGTGGCGAAGCTCACCGACCGGCTGGCGATCGTCCGCTCACTGTCGCACAACGATCCGGCACATTTGTCGAGCGGTCACGTGACGCTGACCGGGCACCTGGCGCCCGTCGTCAAGAGCGACGCCGATCCTCCTAGCGAGCGCGACACGCCGCACCTGGGCTCGGTCGTGGCGCGGATGCGACCAGCGAGTTCCTTGGTCCCTCCGTTTGTCACGTTGCCTTGGCTCGCCATGCATCCGGCGGCGCCCGGCGGACGTGCGCCCGGGCAAAATGGCGGATGGCTCGGCTCGCGCTACGATCCGATGTTGATCGCGGGCGATCCCAGCAAAGCCGATTGGCGTGTCGACGCGTTAGCGCTAGCGGACGATATTACGCTTGATCGCTTGAACAACCGCCAGTCGCTCCTGGCCACGATCGACGAGCAGCGACGCATTGCCCAGCGCGCTGCCGACGCCGGCGTGGATGGTTTCAAACAGAAGGCGCTGTCGATGCTCAGTTCGGCTGCCGCGCGCGAGGCATTCGACCTGGCGGCCGAGCCTGACGCAGTGCGCGAGCGCTACGGTCGCAACATCCATGGTCAAAGCGTGCTTCTGGCACGGCGGCTAGTTGAGCACGGCGTGTCGCTTGTGAGCGTGAACTGGCACAACGACGGGCGGAACTTCTGGGACACGCACGGCAACAATTTTAATCGCTTGAAGAACGATTTGATTCCGCCTGCCGATCAGGCGCTCGCGGCGCTACTCACCGATCTGGCCGAGCGCGGCATGCTCGACGAAACCATCGTGGCCTGGGTTGGCGAATTCGGCCGCAAACCGCAGATTGCCAACAACGTCGCGGGGCGCGATCACTGGCCGCGCTGCTACAGCGGGCTGTTGGCCGGCGGAGGTATTCGTGGCGGGGCCATCTACGGCGCAAGTGATGCCCAGGCTGCCTATCCCGCCGAAAATGCATGTTCGCCACAGGACTATGCGGCCACGATCTATCATGCCCTGGGGATCGACCCGGCCGTCAAATTGACCGACCGCATGGGACGTCCGTTGGCCGTCTGTGAAGGGAGGCCGCTGGTCCCCCTGTTCTCGTGA